Proteins found in one Microbispora sp. ZYX-F-249 genomic segment:
- a CDS encoding ABC transporter ATP-binding protein, giving the protein MNAAVHVGGLVKSFGRAKALDGLDLTVKTGEVHGFLGPNGAGKTTTIRILLGQMRADGGQVALLGGDPWRDATELHRRLAYVPGDVTLWPSLTGGEVIDLLGRARGGLDPRQRAELLERFELDPRKKCRTYSKGNRQKVALVAAFASDAELLILDEPTSGLDPLMEAVFNECVLREKRDGRTVLLSSHILSEVETLCDRVSIIRAGHTVESGSLADLRHLTRTSVTAELIGPAPGLATLPGVHDLTVDGARLRCQVDGDALTAVLAELARAGVRTLTTQPPTLEELFLRHYEGAAR; this is encoded by the coding sequence ATGAACGCCGCAGTGCACGTGGGCGGCCTGGTCAAGAGCTTCGGCCGGGCCAAGGCCCTGGACGGGCTCGACCTCACCGTCAAGACGGGCGAGGTGCACGGCTTTCTCGGGCCCAACGGTGCCGGCAAGACCACCACGATACGTATCCTGCTCGGCCAGATGCGCGCCGACGGCGGCCAGGTCGCGTTACTCGGCGGCGACCCCTGGCGCGACGCCACCGAACTGCACCGAAGGCTCGCCTACGTGCCCGGCGACGTCACCCTGTGGCCCTCGCTGACCGGCGGCGAGGTCATCGACCTGCTGGGCAGGGCCCGTGGCGGCCTGGACCCCAGGCAGCGCGCCGAGCTGCTGGAGCGCTTCGAGCTCGACCCGCGCAAGAAGTGCCGTACCTACTCCAAGGGCAACCGGCAGAAGGTGGCGCTGGTGGCCGCGTTCGCCTCCGACGCCGAACTGCTGATCCTGGACGAGCCGACCTCGGGTCTGGACCCGCTCATGGAGGCGGTCTTCAACGAGTGCGTCCTGCGGGAGAAGCGCGACGGCCGCACCGTGCTGTTGTCCAGCCACATCCTGTCGGAGGTGGAGACGCTGTGCGACCGCGTCAGCATCATCCGCGCCGGCCATACCGTCGAGTCCGGCAGCCTGGCCGACCTGCGCCACCTCACCCGCACGTCGGTGACCGCCGAGCTGATCGGGCCCGCTCCCGGGCTGGCCACCCTGCCCGGCGTACACGATCTGACCGTGGACGGCGCGCGGCTTCGCTGTCAGGTCGACGGTGACGCGCTCACCGCGGTGCTCGCCGAGCTCGCCAGAGCGGGCGTACGCACCTTGACCACGCAGCCGCCGACGCTGGAGGAACTGTTCCTGCGCCACTACGAGGGAGCCGCCAGATGA
- a CDS encoding RNA polymerase sigma factor, producing MRLNDDPAAFEAFYRRHVDAVMKFVVRRVSDPHLAADLTADIFLAALDSAHTYAPGRGSELAWLYGIARNVVSAQHRKAAVEARATSRVAGRRLMDDDDLTRMEERIDAERRMRNALKAMQGLPESERAVLELVAIDQLTVTEAAKALGIRHVTARVRLHRARRALENVASPSAVYQEGRI from the coding sequence GTGCGCCTCAACGACGACCCCGCGGCCTTTGAGGCCTTCTATCGCCGCCACGTCGATGCCGTCATGAAATTCGTGGTCCGGCGGGTGAGCGACCCTCACCTCGCCGCCGACCTGACGGCGGACATCTTCCTGGCGGCCCTTGACTCGGCGCACACCTACGCGCCCGGCCGGGGTAGCGAGCTCGCTTGGCTTTACGGCATCGCACGCAACGTCGTTTCCGCCCAGCACCGCAAGGCGGCCGTCGAGGCGCGAGCGACCAGCCGCGTCGCCGGCCGCCGGCTGATGGACGACGACGATCTCACCAGGATGGAGGAGCGGATCGACGCCGAGCGCCGGATGCGCAACGCCTTGAAGGCCATGCAGGGCCTTCCCGAAAGCGAACGCGCCGTGCTGGAGCTCGTCGCGATCGATCAGCTCACCGTCACCGAGGCCGCCAAGGCTCTGGGCATCAGGCACGTGACCGCACGCGTCAGACTGCACCGCGCCCGGCGTGCCCTCGAGAACGTCGCCTCGCCATCGGCCGTGTACCAGGAAGGACGGATATGA
- a CDS encoding site-specific integrase — protein sequence MDPITVEQLGRTHPLARHPDGCLTDLANARASVHTRRAYRGHLIAFAAHHGEEIGALTAAPIRAFPAELADLSPASRKHKRAAVASFAKGAVRHDLLAANPMDRIDTVEVPKSLPRPGRGRRRHQGCWR from the coding sequence GTGGATCCAATCACCGTGGAGCAGCTCGGCCGCACACACCCGCTCGCCCGCCATCCCGACGGCTGTCTCACCGACCTGGCCAACGCCCGGGCCTCCGTCCACACCCGGCGCGCCTACCGCGGCCACCTGATCGCCTTCGCCGCCCACCACGGCGAGGAGATCGGCGCACTGACCGCCGCGCCGATCCGGGCCTTCCCGGCCGAGCTCGCCGACCTGTCACCGGCCAGCCGCAAGCACAAGCGCGCCGCCGTCGCCTCCTTCGCCAAGGGGGCGGTCCGCCACGACCTTCTGGCCGCCAACCCAATGGACCGCATCGACACGGTCGAGGTACCGAAGAGCCTGCCCCGGCCCGGCCGCGGCCGCCGACGTCATCAAGGGTGCTGGCGGTGA
- a CDS encoding NADPH-dependent F420 reductase, which produces MKIGILGTGNVGRALAAGWTGAGHDVVLGSRRSDDTQLRAELAATLGEGVPVADPLSAVVGAEVVVNATPGTASVPLLAEIGAPALAGKVLLDVSVGFTEDGALSHPGESLGEEIQRTFPDTMVVKTLCTIDARLMGTPDSLEGPSTVFLSGDDGEAKRTVGGLLNDLGWPTESLLDLGGITTARGQEHYSLLFLGIAGAIGSYGFGIRVVAPSRG; this is translated from the coding sequence ATGAAGATCGGAATTCTTGGAACGGGCAACGTAGGACGGGCACTGGCCGCCGGCTGGACCGGTGCGGGCCATGACGTCGTCCTGGGATCGCGGCGGTCGGACGACACCCAGTTGCGGGCGGAACTGGCGGCCACGCTCGGAGAGGGCGTACCGGTCGCGGACCCGCTCTCAGCCGTCGTGGGCGCGGAGGTGGTGGTCAACGCGACACCCGGCACAGCCTCCGTGCCGCTGCTCGCCGAGATAGGCGCCCCGGCCCTGGCGGGGAAGGTGCTGCTCGACGTGTCGGTCGGTTTCACCGAGGACGGCGCGCTCTCCCACCCTGGAGAGAGCCTCGGCGAGGAGATCCAGCGAACGTTTCCGGACACGATGGTCGTCAAGACGCTCTGCACCATCGACGCACGGCTCATGGGTACGCCTGACTCGTTGGAGGGCCCGAGCACGGTCTTCCTCTCAGGGGATGACGGCGAGGCCAAACGCACGGTCGGCGGGCTCTTGAATGACCTGGGCTGGCCCACGGAGTCGCTGCTCGATCTGGGAGGCATCACCACGGCTCGGGGCCAGGAGCATTACAGCCTGCTCTTCCTGGGCATCGCCGGCGCCATCGGCTCGTACGGTTTCGGGATACGGGTGGTGGCTCCGTCCCGGGGCTAG
- a CDS encoding ABC transporter permease, with amino-acid sequence MTGTMTGTGTLIRLILRRDRVLLPVWIVISALLPASIASATTDLYADQAARDSFAAASAGNPAQLAMRGPIYDASVGGLTAWTLGSSLALIGGLVSILLVTRHTRVEEETGRRELLASGVIGRHAPLAAALAAVLAANLLLGLLSVPALVAGGLPAGSSLLFGLSTAAGGWAFAAVAAVTGQLTAFSGTTRGIAIAAGGLLFALRSLADAGHVGWLAWVSPFGWVRLTRPYAGDQWWVLGLIAVFVATLTAVAFALSTRRDVAGGLIPARPGPAGGTLPGAFSLAARLHRSTLAGFAIGFGALGALLGVAARGLNTQLDTPQLRELAATLGGAEARLSDVFFTFVMYVLSQLVAGAALVSALRARIEEAEGRAELLLSTPVGRLRWALSHLVLAVVSPVLLLTVLGAAAGLTFDGDVARVTGATLAYLPAVWTMTGIATLMFGLLPRLAAAVSWTALGLFLVVDLLAEFKLATGIVLDLSPFVHVPAMLLSGASSPVASLLGLTVVAITLTTAGLAFLRRRDLMPSA; translated from the coding sequence ATGACCGGCACCATGACCGGCACAGGGACACTGATCCGGCTCATCCTGCGCAGGGACCGCGTGCTGCTGCCGGTGTGGATCGTGATCAGCGCACTGCTGCCGGCGAGCATCGCCTCCGCCACCACCGACCTGTACGCCGACCAGGCCGCCCGCGACTCCTTCGCGGCCGCCTCGGCGGGCAACCCGGCGCAGCTGGCGATGCGCGGCCCCATCTACGACGCGAGCGTCGGCGGCCTGACCGCCTGGACGCTCGGCTCCTCCCTCGCGCTGATCGGCGGGCTCGTCAGCATCCTGCTGGTGACCAGGCACACCCGGGTCGAGGAGGAGACCGGCCGACGCGAGCTGCTGGCCTCGGGTGTCATCGGCCGTCATGCGCCGCTGGCCGCCGCGCTCGCGGCCGTGCTGGCCGCCAACCTGCTCCTGGGCCTGCTGTCGGTGCCCGCCCTGGTCGCGGGCGGCCTGCCCGCGGGTTCCTCGCTGCTGTTCGGGCTGTCCACGGCCGCGGGCGGCTGGGCGTTCGCGGCCGTGGCCGCCGTCACCGGGCAGCTCACCGCCTTCTCCGGGACGACACGCGGCATCGCGATCGCGGCCGGCGGCCTGCTGTTCGCGCTGCGCTCGCTGGCCGACGCGGGTCACGTCGGCTGGCTGGCTTGGGTGTCGCCGTTCGGCTGGGTCCGGCTGACCAGACCCTACGCCGGGGACCAGTGGTGGGTGCTGGGGCTGATCGCGGTGTTCGTCGCCACCCTGACGGCGGTCGCGTTCGCGCTGTCCACACGGCGTGACGTGGCCGGCGGCCTGATCCCCGCCCGCCCCGGACCCGCCGGCGGAACCCTGCCGGGCGCGTTCAGCCTGGCCGCTCGCCTGCACCGCAGCACGCTCGCGGGCTTCGCGATCGGATTCGGAGCGCTGGGCGCCCTGCTCGGCGTGGCGGCACGCGGGCTGAACACCCAGTTGGACACGCCGCAGTTGCGGGAGCTGGCCGCGACTCTCGGCGGCGCCGAGGCCCGGCTCTCGGACGTGTTCTTCACGTTCGTGATGTACGTGCTCAGCCAGCTCGTCGCGGGAGCGGCACTGGTGTCGGCGCTGCGCGCCCGTATAGAGGAGGCGGAGGGCCGGGCCGAACTGCTGTTGTCCACCCCCGTCGGCCGGCTGCGCTGGGCGCTGAGCCACCTGGTACTCGCCGTCGTGAGCCCGGTGCTGCTGCTGACCGTGCTGGGCGCGGCGGCGGGGCTCACCTTCGACGGCGACGTGGCCCGCGTCACCGGGGCCACGCTGGCCTACCTGCCCGCGGTCTGGACCATGACCGGGATCGCGACGCTGATGTTCGGCCTGTTGCCACGGCTGGCGGCGGCCGTGAGCTGGACCGCGCTCGGCCTCTTCCTGGTCGTGGACCTGCTGGCGGAATTCAAACTGGCCACCGGGATCGTTCTGGACCTTTCGCCGTTCGTGCACGTGCCGGCGATGTTGCTGAGCGGCGCCTCGTCACCGGTTGCGTCGCTGCTGGGGCTGACCGTAGTAGCCATCACCCTGACCACGGCGGGTCTGGCGTTCCTGCGCCGCCGCGACCTGATGCCCTCCGCCTGA
- a CDS encoding sensor histidine kinase, with the protein MTKHSVAVLRGWVRRAAVQDTALGAGLLAACVTVNHPQAAVAAAPGAHGMAGLWVWWGMTALIVTGVALRRSRPLPMLALCTAAAGVHLAANVPPMIADLGVLIVLYTVAARTTRTVSAAVLAALLLLVTAWSLYQGLAGLPTPVFQVRHAQPRGPEQATRENGPVAWSGVFVLGSGLVAAWAIGSSARSRRAYLEQLRERARDLERERDQQAALAVAAERGRISREMHDVVAHGLSLIVIQAQGAAAALEHRPADTRAALETIVTTGRASLADMRRALGALGEVDDAWHPQPGLVQLPALLTRVRRAGTPVRLRVSGVPATLPAPVDLTAYRIVQEALTNTMKHAGAGASADVVLTYGDTTVNIEVTDDGQGPPHDPRHGNGLRGMHERVKLLGGTLRTGPVARGGFTVRASLPVDEPADGPRA; encoded by the coding sequence ATGACAAAGCACAGTGTGGCCGTCCTGCGCGGCTGGGTGCGCCGCGCGGCGGTGCAGGACACGGCCCTGGGGGCCGGGCTGCTGGCGGCCTGCGTGACGGTGAACCACCCGCAGGCCGCGGTGGCCGCCGCGCCCGGCGCCCATGGCATGGCCGGCCTGTGGGTGTGGTGGGGCATGACGGCGCTCATCGTGACCGGTGTCGCGCTGCGCCGGAGCCGGCCGCTGCCGATGCTGGCGCTGTGCACAGCGGCGGCGGGGGTGCACCTGGCCGCCAATGTGCCCCCGATGATCGCCGATCTGGGGGTGCTGATCGTGCTGTACACCGTCGCCGCCCGCACCACCCGGACCGTCTCCGCCGCGGTGCTGGCCGCCCTGCTGCTACTCGTCACGGCATGGAGTCTGTACCAGGGGCTCGCCGGTCTGCCGACCCCGGTCTTCCAGGTACGCCACGCCCAACCGCGCGGGCCCGAGCAGGCGACACGGGAGAACGGGCCGGTCGCCTGGAGCGGGGTGTTCGTCCTGGGCTCGGGGCTGGTGGCCGCCTGGGCGATCGGATCGAGCGCGCGCAGCCGCCGGGCCTACCTGGAACAGCTCCGCGAACGCGCCCGCGACCTGGAGCGCGAACGCGACCAGCAGGCGGCGCTGGCCGTGGCCGCCGAGCGCGGGCGGATCAGCCGGGAGATGCACGACGTCGTGGCGCATGGCCTGTCTCTGATCGTCATCCAGGCGCAGGGCGCCGCTGCCGCGCTGGAGCACCGGCCCGCCGACACCCGCGCCGCCCTGGAGACCATCGTCACGACCGGGCGGGCCAGCCTGGCCGACATGCGGCGGGCGCTCGGCGCGCTCGGCGAGGTGGACGACGCCTGGCATCCCCAGCCGGGGCTGGTCCAGCTCCCCGCTCTGCTGACCCGGGTACGGCGGGCGGGCACACCGGTGCGGCTGCGCGTGAGCGGTGTCCCCGCCACCCTGCCCGCCCCGGTGGACCTGACGGCATACCGGATCGTCCAGGAGGCGCTGACCAACACCATGAAGCACGCCGGCGCCGGCGCGAGCGCCGACGTGGTCCTGACCTACGGCGACACGACAGTGAACATCGAGGTCACCGACGACGGGCAGGGCCCGCCACACGACCCGCGCCACGGCAACGGACTGCGCGGCATGCACGAGCGCGTGAAGCTGCTCGGCGGCACCCTCCGCACCGGGCCGGTGGCCCGGGGCGGCTTCACCGTGCGGGCGTCACTGCCGGTGGACGAGCCGGCCGACGGGCCACGCGCATGA
- a CDS encoding TetR/AcrR family transcriptional regulator: protein MRPISQEDLTTRARIRDAAMALFAEQGVKATTIRGIAEAAKVSPGLVQHHFGTKEALRQACDEYVLSYLREQVTVGVTDHNLDKPEFIENVHRTAPPLMKYLGRALVDGSPAAAAMFDELVSVTEEHLADDDRSEADHRARATVLTAMKLGITVLHEHVSRALGTDLYAPQGAVRVGKAQLDLIRPEFLGRELFDQARTGLEKVEGQR, encoded by the coding sequence GTGCGACCAATTTCTCAAGAGGACCTGACGACGCGCGCCCGCATCCGCGACGCTGCGATGGCGCTGTTCGCCGAGCAGGGGGTCAAGGCCACCACCATCCGTGGGATCGCCGAGGCCGCAAAAGTCTCGCCCGGCCTGGTGCAGCACCACTTCGGCACCAAGGAAGCGCTGAGACAGGCTTGCGACGAGTACGTCCTCAGCTACCTGCGCGAGCAGGTCACCGTAGGTGTCACCGACCACAACCTGGACAAGCCCGAATTCATCGAGAACGTCCATCGAACCGCGCCGCCCCTGATGAAATACCTCGGCCGCGCGCTTGTGGACGGTTCCCCCGCAGCCGCCGCCATGTTCGACGAACTCGTCAGCGTGACGGAGGAGCATCTCGCCGACGACGACCGCTCGGAGGCCGACCATCGCGCCCGCGCGACCGTGCTGACCGCGATGAAGCTCGGCATCACGGTGCTGCACGAGCACGTCTCCCGCGCGCTGGGCACGGACCTGTACGCCCCGCAAGGCGCAGTACGCGTCGGCAAGGCCCAGCTCGATCTGATCAGACCGGAATTCCTCGGCCGCGAGCTGTTCGACCAGGCGCGGACGGGCCTCGAGAAGGTCGAGGGACAACGATGA
- a CDS encoding response regulator transcription factor, with the protein MIRVLLADDQALVRTGFRMILENAPDMEVVGEAGDGAQAAVMARELRPDIVLMDVRMPEVDGVEATRRICTTAQDGSGTPVRILMLTTFDLDEYVYAALHAGASGFLLKDTLAPDLLSAIRVVARGDAVVAPSVTRRLLERYVGTGPQPATSATRPDALTEREREVLALIARGLSNSEIAGLLHLTEGTVKTHVSRILSKLGLRDRVQAVVYAYESGVVRPGAG; encoded by the coding sequence ATGATCCGCGTCCTGCTCGCCGACGACCAGGCCCTGGTCCGCACCGGCTTCCGCATGATCCTGGAGAACGCTCCCGACATGGAGGTGGTCGGCGAGGCCGGCGACGGCGCCCAGGCGGCCGTGATGGCGCGCGAGCTGCGGCCGGACATCGTGCTGATGGACGTGCGCATGCCGGAGGTGGACGGCGTCGAGGCGACCCGCCGCATCTGCACCACCGCCCAGGACGGTTCCGGAACGCCCGTCCGGATTCTGATGCTGACGACCTTCGACCTCGACGAATACGTCTACGCCGCCCTCCACGCCGGCGCGAGCGGCTTCCTGCTCAAAGACACCCTCGCGCCCGATCTGCTGTCGGCCATCCGCGTGGTCGCCCGCGGCGACGCGGTCGTCGCGCCCAGCGTGACCCGCCGGCTCCTCGAACGCTACGTCGGCACCGGCCCCCAGCCGGCCACATCCGCCACCCGTCCCGACGCCCTGACCGAACGCGAACGCGAAGTGCTCGCGCTCATCGCCCGCGGCCTGTCCAACAGCGAGATCGCCGGCCTCCTTCACCTCACCGAGGGCACCGTCAAGACGCACGTCAGCCGGATTCTGTCCAAGCTCGGCCTGCGCGACAGGGTCCAGGCCGTGGTGTACGCCTACGAATCCGGCGTGGTACGCCCGGGAGCCGGCTGA